The DNA sequence TGGATCCTCTGATTGTGTTATTGGTTCTGTTCATTGGACTGATTCTCTTGTTGCTGTCACTGACTGTGATTCTGTCCCACCACAAGTAGGTTTTCACATATATTCTAAACATTAAATTCACAGACTGTATTGTCGTGAATGTTTTTGCGTTGGGAAGTCCTATTCATTAAGCAAATTGGTTCGttcggacagttcgtttcatTAAACCGGTTCAATAAAATGATTCACAACTCAGTCATCACACAAAAGTGTTCCCCAAAGTCCCCGTACAGGGCATTAAAATAGCTGTTTATCACAGGATTTTCAATATTAGGTTTTAAAGATTGCAtcaaatattgttttttgtttcaatatTATTAACAACATTGGCAACACTATTTTAAGCAATGTTCTTAACaatgtaaattattaataatattaattattcccATTTTGTTAACATTGACATTACATTCCTTACAGTTGGGTGATCTGCCAAAGCTTTTCAAAACGGTTTGATCGAGTCATTTAGAGAACGCTTTGTTTGCTAGTATTGTCTACAGTGTCAGTTCATTATATGAACGATCAAATAATGAGCCGCTTATGTTCGCCATTACAGGTTTCTTCTAAAGAAACTTTGGCCTGACATTCCAACACCAGAACACAAGTTTCCAGGACTCTTCACTGTCTACAAAGGTGATTTTAAGgtaattttattgatttattctgGTTGAAACACAGTATCATACCGTATATTATAATAGACTAAAAAGACTTAACCAATAAAAGAAAACTAATATTTATAGACAGGGCCATTTCTTGAATTCACAGGGCCTAAGTCAAACATTTTTATGGGTTGGGGGCCTCCTCCCCTTCGCCCAAGGCCCAACAAGGAGGCTACACCCTGACCCACaaccaaatgcatacattttgtaACTAATTCCCGAAATTAAAGTTTATTATCCAAAATTGTATAGACATTTTGCAAGCCATTATCAGAGTGTCCAAGACAATGTTTGTGGTTGTCCTCCCTTGTCCAGCCCTGTCTATATAGGTGGAAAAAGCTCATTTAAATTGCAACatctctgatgaaaaaaaaagacattagttCCAGTTCTAGACATTCAGTTATGAACTATTTAATATTTTCTTGGCCCACAGGAATGGATGAGTCATGGTAATTGGAGTATCTGGGGAAGACCAGTCCATGTCTACCCCGAAGAGCTTCCATCACCACTAGAAGTTCTGTCGGAGGTTTCTCTAGCCACTCACATGACTTCCCCAAGACAAGACAGGAAACCATTGAAGGAAGAAGAGGAGAAGACGGAAAGTGAGGCTACAGACTCTGGTTTAACTGACAGATGGCGAGAGCCCCCCCACACCCATTGGATCATGGAGCAGTTGAGGGCCCTTCAAGAAAACCCAGAATCCCTCTCTCAGCCAATGTTACTGGAATCACACGACACCTACGTCACTCTAAATCATAACACCCAGCATACCCGAGGAGAAGTTGAAGGCCAGGTAGATGATATCTTCAAAGAGTTGTTACCCCTGCAGACTCTCTTCACCACTACAGGAACGGTGTCTTTGAGCACCTCACATTCTGATCTCGGATCCCTCCAGCAGAGTTCCTGTTCGGGCAGACTGTCGTCCCAATCCAGCTTTGAGTTTCCAAACCACACGTGGCTGCCTAAAGGGCCGGGATATGCTTATATGGCCGTAGCAGACTCTGGAGTGTCTATGGACTACAGCCCGATGAGCTCAAGCGGGATTGCGGATCTTGGGAAACAGGTGATTTACACCAATGAATACAAAAATGAGATTTTTGGCCACAAGTGGCCACTCTCTGGTCATTGCATATAATCTGGATACTGATTTGAAGATGTTTGGGAATTTTTTAAGGGGAATATGGATAAACAATATGTTTACTAAAACCCTTTATGGTGTATGAGAGACTGACAGAGCAGTGCATCACAAGGAGAATTCAGATCAAGATCTTGCAGATTTATGAAACATACAACACTAGAATCTTTCATTAGACAAAGCATATTCCGTCAGATAAAATAAGCTAATTCTGTTGTTATCACAGTAACACTAAAGTCACGTAAACACtgatctgttttcatttgaaaatgcatagaTTGTTCCATGTTTAAGCCTCTCTTCGACACTGGAATGgtattttcctccaccaaaaatgcaaacttttgaaaatgctctccattactgcacAACGGAATACGATGAAGTTAGGAAACTTAAAGGCGGAGGTTTCAAATTAAATGGATTAGTACATGTTCGTTTGTAAGCGCAATAActttgctacatttacgcctctcatccacactagaatagCCTTTCCTTCCACCGAAAACAGaaagtttaaaaaatgttcttcAATCCCACATACGATTactttaggaaactgaaaacggaggtttcaaacttaaacggaTTAGTAAGTTTTCAGTTGAAAACATTTAGCTGTTTACGcctttcatccacactagaatggagttttcctccactgaaaactaaTCGAATCAAAAAACGCTCTATATTGCATCATATGTTGGAAAATTATGATGTTAAGAAACTTAAAACGGATTAGTGGCCTAAAGTGTTACTGCTAACATAATAGCAATACTTTGGCAGCtgataataaacatttttgtaaagcATATTAGGCACTGATTCCAAGTACCAGTGaaggttttttttatatttagatttttttttgtctttaattatgaataaattaaATGTCATGTTATCCGGTTTTGGGTTTTCCCAAGCCGAAATCTGTgttgtaaaaatgtacatagcTGTTTTGATGTAAATAACAGTTTTCTAATCTGTTTTGGGGGTTTAACttcatgcagatttttttcagCTCTGTAAAACATTAGGTCAGAGGTTAGAGGAGGAAGTCAGTCTTAACAACTATTATTACAAAGGATAAAATCCTTTCTATGCTTGGGTGCTCAGAGTGAAAATGCTAGTGCATTCTGGGAATGCATTTGTGGTTGGTATGGAACAGTGAATTTCTCAGAGCTTGATGGTCACCTCAAGGTTTGCAATGCACAGCATGCTCAATTTACTGTACAGAAACCTCCATAATCagtgtttatttttataattgtagTTGGTCTGCCAACATTTATTTGTAACAGGGTCAGACAATAATAATGGGGGCATGGGGCTAAAATGCTACTTAAAGTgataaaaatgtctgcaaaaTTAAAAATGCACAGGCAAAAAAATACCCCCGTAATACATTTCctccttttttattttgatatatttccTCATATTTTATTCTAAGCCTATTACATATTCtcacaaaatattgtatatagAGTTGATGCAGATTAAAATGTATGGGAAACAGCCTTACTTAATTAggaatttgttttaataaaaactatttaaagtattttacataaaaaaactgaTACACAGTGTTTTTTAAATGCCCTCGTAAAAGTCAAAAATGCCACTAAAAATCTGATCCTTAAGGCAAGTTCTGCCCTTtattaaagtaaataattttatttttcatgcatttattttttaaagcgtgaaaataaaaagcaaaaaaagtgGTTAATGTTGTTTCTGACACACAGACTGTAATGTCTATTCATTTTTATAGGTCAAATATTTTCTGAGCAATCTTTCTATTTGTATGTATAATGCTCCACATATTATTCtagatgtattttttatatatattaaaaaaagtatttcaccCATTTCAGTGAAGTCTTGTAATATACActtgcagccaaaagtttggaataatgtacagattttgctctcatggaaagaaataggtacttttattcaccaaaggggcattcaactgatcacaatgtatagccaggacactaataacatgaaaaattactattacaatttggaaaacaaaatgttgatatgaacttcttaaactacttcaaagagttctcatcaaaaaatcctccacgtgcagcaatgacagctttgcagattctttgcattctagctgtcagtttgtccagatactcaggtgacgtttcaccccacacttcctgtagcacttgccatagatgtggctgtcttgtcgggcacttctcacgcaccttatagtctagctgatcccacaaaagctccataacactcttttccaattatctgttgtcaaatgtctctgtttctttgcccactccaaccttttctttttgattttctgtttgaaaagtggctttttctttgcaattcttcccataaggcctgcacccctgagtcttctctttactgttgtacatgaaactggtgttgagcaggtagaattcaatgaagctgtcagctgaggacatgtgaggcgtctatttctcaaactagagactctgatgtacttatcctcttgtttagttgtacatctggccttccacatctctttctgtccttgttagagccagttgtcctttgtctttgaagacagtagtgtacaccttagtatgaaatcttcagttttttggcaatttcaagcattgtatagccttcattcctcaaaacaatgattgactgatgagtttctagagaaagctgtttcttttttaccattgtttacctaatattgaccttaagacatgccagtctattgcatactgtggcaactcaaaaacaaacacaaagacaatgttaagcttcatttaatgaaccaaatagctttcaactgtgtttgatataatggcaagtgattttctagtaccaaatgatcaatttagcatgattacagaaggataaggtgttagagtgatggctgctggaaatggggcctgtctagatttgatcaaaaacgacttttttcaaatagtgatggtgctgttttttttacatcagtaatgtcctgactatactttgtgatcagttgaatgccactttggtgaattaaagtaccaatttccttccgaaacagcaaaatctgtacattattccacaagTGTAtatttttggccgccagtgtatattttttttttttaattttgttgcatAAATTTCTTTTCTTTGTCTAAATTGCATAATTTCTGACTATTAATTTGTACTTTAAAGAAAAACGTGTGGCACTTTTTAAAGGGTCTTATTTCCACCAGTATGTACCAGGTTCTATCAGGTTGTTTTTGATGAATACCTAAAAGTACTATTGAGAACCAGCtttgttgttttatcatttatttaaacaacatttcAGTCTATTGATCTTTTTCAGGCATTTCAATTTTAGACTGAAATGCTGCtcattgaataataaaaaaaaaaaaaatagcaagtaTGGCTGCTTATCCTATCCTTTATACAATACTGATTGTGTACAATGCATCTGCCTGCAACCATACAGATGTGCGATGTGTGTTTAGTTGTTTAACAACGAAATGCTGAAATTTCTATGTCAAACTTTACAAATCTGTTGTGTTTTAAACATTAAATTGCATTTCTTACAACGTGAATACTGTCATCATGTCTGAATAATGTAAATATGGTTGTAGAGATTAGTAATTAGTACAAATTAAGAATTTGTCAGTAATTTGTCAAAAAGATGTGACAATGTTTCTTTCTTAAGATTACACTATGCCAATGAATTAATATCGAAATGAGAAATACATAGAAATTACACTTGGGTTGGGATTTTCTTGGTTAGTTCACACCATCTCTACATCCCTCGGTTTCCTGTTTGCTGTCATCCCGTTGGTCTGGAATCTCCTGTTCTGCACCAGGGACTGGACGAAACTCCAGTACGCCACCTGACTGCACCACCAAATGCAACTGCTGTCTGTGATCGCCACATCCTTCACCATGCTGGTCCAGCTGAGGATATGTAGCAGACAGATACACCTGCCACTCATTAAGCCCTGCCCCCTCCACACCTCTCACCTCCTCTAAAGTGCACCTCACCTGCAGGTAGCGGTCCAGTACGGAGAGGAGAAGATCAGATACCTGCGCTTCATTGTCCCATCTGCCTTCACATTCAGACTGAAAGGAGAC is a window from the Myxocyprinus asiaticus isolate MX2 ecotype Aquarium Trade chromosome 13, UBuf_Myxa_2, whole genome shotgun sequence genome containing:
- the LOC127450240 gene encoding erythropoietin receptor-like isoform X1 — translated: MRSDKLKAIFMLCLAFITTEGHSFESKVAQLLQEDTEDLKCFVEGKKDLTCFWEEEQERNGSHDQYTFMYSYKNENRRTCVVMSLLASNRTVYFCKLPQTLFFTALDVQVFCDGRMLYNRSLNVENVLFPDPPRNLTVVSSRNEGQLNVSWLPPPLKYMDDSMIYEVRYAVEGSHMGKVEEIKASTMLVLRGLQPGTRYKVWVRVKPDGVSYKGYWSAWTEPVFGSTPPTDMDPLIVLLVLFIGLILLLLSLTVILSHHKFLLKKLWPDIPTPEHKFPGLFTVYKGDFKEWMSHGNWSIWGRPVHVYPEELPSPLEVLSEVSLATHMTSPRQDRKPLKEEEEKTESEATDSGLTDRWREPPHTHWIMEQLRALQENPESLSQPMLLESHDTYVTLNHNTQHTRGEVEGQVDDIFKELLPLQTLFTTTGTVSLSTSHSDLGSLQQSSCSGRLSSQSSFEFPNHTWLPKGPGYAYMAVADSGVSMDYSPMSSSGIADLGKQVIYTNEYKNEIFGHKWPLSGHCI
- the LOC127450240 gene encoding erythropoietin receptor-like isoform X2, which produces MYSYKNENRRTCVVMSLLASNRTVYFCKLPQTLFFTALDVQVFCDGRMLYNRSLNVENVLFPDPPRNLTVVSSRNEGQLNVSWLPPPLKYMDDSMIYEVRYAVEGSHMGKVEEIKASTMLVLRGLQPGTRYKVWVRVKPDGVSYKGYWSAWTEPVFGSTPPTDMDPLIVLLVLFIGLILLLLSLTVILSHHKFLLKKLWPDIPTPEHKFPGLFTVYKGDFKEWMSHGNWSIWGRPVHVYPEELPSPLEVLSEVSLATHMTSPRQDRKPLKEEEEKTESEATDSGLTDRWREPPHTHWIMEQLRALQENPESLSQPMLLESHDTYVTLNHNTQHTRGEVEGQVDDIFKELLPLQTLFTTTGTVSLSTSHSDLGSLQQSSCSGRLSSQSSFEFPNHTWLPKGPGYAYMAVADSGVSMDYSPMSSSGIADLGKQVIYTNEYKNEIFGHKWPLSGHCI